The proteins below are encoded in one region of Brachyspira intermedia PWS/A:
- the recR gene encoding recombination mediator RecR, with product MNNIQSLDKLTQIISRLPGIGTRTAMRLALYLFDCDDEYLKEFSEVLSSLHENIKLCNICYSLSDNDICDICSNDKREHNKICIVESYPDMLAIEKTEEYNGVYHILGGLISPLRGIGISDIRIRELIERVNKNNIEEIMIAFSASLEADTTASYIYKTLKENNFNGRVTRITYGISLASDIENADSRSLARSILDRVEMN from the coding sequence TTGAATAATATACAATCTTTGGATAAACTTACACAGATTATATCAAGACTTCCTGGAATAGGTACAAGGACAGCTATGAGGCTTGCCTTGTATTTATTTGACTGTGATGATGAATATTTAAAAGAATTTTCAGAGGTTTTATCTTCTTTGCATGAAAATATTAAGTTATGCAATATATGCTATAGTTTGAGTGATAATGATATTTGCGATATATGCAGTAATGATAAAAGAGAGCATAATAAAATATGTATTGTAGAATCATATCCGGATATGCTTGCTATAGAAAAAACAGAAGAGTATAATGGAGTTTATCATATATTGGGAGGGCTTATATCTCCTCTTAGAGGCATTGGTATAAGCGACATAAGAATAAGAGAACTTATAGAAAGAGTTAATAAAAATAATATAGAAGAAATAATGATAGCATTCAGTGCATCTTTAGAAGCTGATACAACTGCATCATATATTTATAAAACGTTAAAAGAAAATAATTTTAACGGCAGAGTAACACGCATCACTTACGGAATATCTTTAGCAAGCGATATAGAAAATGCAGATTCCAGATCTTTAGCAAGAAGTATTTTAGACAGAGTCGAAATGAATTAA
- a CDS encoding carbohydrate kinase family protein: MKNYIVSIGGSNIDIQGFSKSRILLKESNPGKIKVCTGGVERNIINNLSNIGLKNIKFITSIGNDIFGDILFNNIKSLGVDVSYIVRNGSSTSYIAIMNNDRDMEIAMSDMDTLDENINIEYLDSIRDIIENAEFITMDAVMNRYIFEYIIKNFPNKKLLTDAVSIKKSEHIKGLEKHIYALKLNSNEASFLLDRDINTIEEGKEAVKIFLEKGVKEIYITFGALGICYGTYNDINEAYYLKAPKVNIVNATGAGDAFMAGIVYSIFHDYDLDYKVKFAAVMAMFALESEETVNDNTNFDKVTKRIEDIFGIKIN; this comes from the coding sequence ATGAAAAATTATATAGTATCTATCGGCGGCTCAAATATAGATATACAAGGATTTTCAAAAAGCAGAATACTTTTAAAAGAATCCAATCCGGGAAAAATAAAAGTATGTACAGGCGGAGTAGAAAGAAATATCATTAATAACTTATCGAATATAGGATTAAAAAATATAAAATTTATTACTTCTATAGGAAATGATATTTTCGGTGATATACTTTTCAATAATATAAAATCATTAGGTGTTGATGTTTCTTATATAGTAAGGAATGGAAGCAGCACTTCATATATAGCTATTATGAATAATGACAGAGATATGGAAATAGCTATGTCTGATATGGATACTTTAGATGAGAATATAAATATCGAATATTTAGATAGTATAAGAGATATTATAGAAAATGCTGAGTTCATAACTATGGATGCCGTTATGAATAGATATATATTTGAATACATTATAAAAAACTTTCCAAATAAAAAACTTCTTACCGATGCCGTTTCAATAAAAAAATCAGAACATATAAAAGGATTAGAAAAACATATTTATGCTTTGAAGCTTAATTCTAATGAAGCATCTTTTCTTCTTGACAGAGATATAAATACTATAGAAGAAGGAAAAGAGGCTGTAAAAATATTTTTAGAAAAAGGCGTCAAAGAAATCTATATAACATTTGGGGCTTTAGGTATATGTTATGGTACTTATAATGATATCAATGAAGCATATTATCTTAAAGCTCCAAAGGTTAATATTGTAAATGCTACAGGGGCAGGCGATGCTTTTATGGCTGGCATTGTATATTCTATATTTCACGATTATGATTTAGATTATAAAGTGAAATTTGCGGCTGTTATGGCTATGTTTGCTTTGGAGAGTGAGGAAACAGTTAATGATAATACTAATTTTGATAAAGTAACAAAAAGAATAGAAGATATTTTTGGAATAAAAATTAATTAA
- a CDS encoding pseudouridine-5'-phosphate glycosidase, translated as MNNLEEFLDISEEVKEALHEKKAVVALESTIISHGMPYPENVESALNSEKNIRENNAVPATIAIIKGRIKVGLNREELEYMGSNKNIAKSSRRDLPVMLALKKDGATTVTTTMIGASLAGIKVFATGGIGGVHRYAQETFDISADLQELSKTNVAVVCAGAKSILDIGLTIEYLETFGIPVLGYKTENFPAFYTRESGYKVDYKIDTTKDIANILNTKWKLGLNGGVLVCNPIPEEYEMDKNYINKIIDETVKEARDKNISGKDVTPYILAKLHSVTENKSLKANKELVYNNCRVAANIAYDYSNLIR; from the coding sequence ATGAATAATTTAGAAGAATTTTTAGATATAAGCGAAGAAGTTAAAGAGGCTTTACATGAGAAGAAAGCTGTTGTGGCATTAGAAAGTACAATAATATCACATGGTATGCCTTATCCTGAAAATGTTGAAAGTGCTTTAAACTCTGAAAAAAATATACGTGAAAATAATGCAGTACCAGCAACTATTGCAATAATAAAAGGGAGAATAAAAGTAGGTTTAAATAGAGAAGAACTTGAATATATGGGCTCTAATAAAAATATAGCAAAATCAAGCAGAAGAGATTTACCTGTTATGCTGGCATTAAAAAAAGATGGTGCTACTACAGTAACAACTACTATGATAGGTGCTTCTTTAGCAGGAATAAAAGTATTTGCTACAGGAGGAATCGGAGGAGTTCACAGATATGCTCAGGAAACTTTTGATATATCAGCCGATTTGCAGGAATTAAGCAAAACAAATGTTGCCGTTGTATGTGCAGGGGCAAAATCAATACTTGATATAGGACTTACTATAGAATATCTTGAAACTTTCGGTATACCTGTTCTTGGTTATAAAACAGAAAATTTCCCTGCATTCTATACAAGAGAGAGCGGATACAAAGTTGATTATAAAATAGATACTACAAAAGATATAGCTAATATACTTAATACAAAATGGAAATTAGGTTTAAACGGCGGAGTTTTGGTTTGTAATCCTATACCGGAAGAATATGAAATGGATAAAAATTACATCAATAAAATAATAGACGAAACAGTAAAAGAGGCTAGAGATAAAAACATATCAGGAAAAGATGTCACTCCTTATATATTGGCTAAGCTTCATAGCGTAACAGAAAATAAGAGTCTTAAAGCTAATAAAGAACTAGTTTATAATAATTGCCGTGTTGCTGCTAACATTGCTTATGATTATTCAAATTTGATTAGGTAA
- a CDS encoding alpha/beta hydrolase family protein: MENLNIKDFLKFNFLSNIELSKDNKNLLFVKSNQDYENNNYVSDAFIYNIEKNKIYKLTSVKDASLVSWLDNDTVIFKSSLRDEELKIKKYEEFIDYSLLYSININGGEAESLFNIELEVIDLYSIDENNFLIKAVYDINRDKKRKEDNYLEWAKEEIDYEVFDEIPFWINNVGVTNKKRDRLYHYNKKENKLTAITDEYSNVNSFKYKDGKVLCIINSFKDKAPTTSELRLYDINDINNIKEKIIIDSNKYAIYFADFIIDDDNKEKIISVMTDMKKYGLNENSSFYLIDESNNINLVYHYDNGLGNMIGTDCSFGGGKDIRVYKNQIYFVGTENENAHIKCLDLKGNIKNITNKQGAVNYFDVSNDDYIYFIAFRDLKLEEIYCINKEIEKQLTHFNEDILKEKSLSIPEKVLFKTPNNFEIDGWVLKPINYDENKKYPAILDIHGGPKTAYGEIFFNEMQVWANMGYFVFFCNPRGSEGKGNAFADIRGIYGTIDYEDIMKFTDIVLAKYTNIDKSRVGVTGGSYGGFMVNWIIGHTDRFKCAASQRSISNWIDDFGTTDIGYYFNPDELGGDVCSGFDKLWEQSPLKYANNAKTPTLFIHSEEDYRCYQSQAFQMFTALKYYGVESRICLFKGENHELSRSGKPKHRLRRLKEITDWFEKYLK, encoded by the coding sequence ATGGAAAATTTAAACATAAAAGACTTTTTAAAATTCAATTTTTTATCAAATATAGAGCTTTCAAAAGATAATAAAAATTTACTGTTTGTTAAAAGCAATCAGGATTATGAGAATAATAATTATGTTTCAGATGCTTTTATTTATAATATTGAAAAAAATAAAATTTATAAGCTCACTTCTGTAAAAGATGCTTCTCTAGTTTCTTGGCTTGATAATGATACTGTAATATTTAAATCATCATTAAGAGATGAAGAATTGAAAATCAAAAAATATGAGGAGTTTATTGATTATTCTTTGCTTTATTCTATCAATATAAACGGAGGAGAGGCTGAGAGTTTATTTAATATTGAACTTGAAGTAATAGATTTATATTCTATAGATGAAAATAATTTTTTAATAAAAGCAGTTTACGATATTAACAGAGATAAAAAAAGAAAAGAAGATAATTATTTAGAATGGGCTAAAGAAGAAATCGATTATGAAGTATTTGATGAAATTCCTTTTTGGATTAATAATGTTGGTGTAACAAATAAGAAAAGGGATAGACTCTATCATTATAATAAAAAAGAAAATAAATTGACTGCCATTACAGATGAATACAGTAATGTTAATTCTTTTAAATATAAAGACGGTAAAGTATTATGTATTATAAACTCTTTCAAAGACAAAGCTCCTACCACTTCAGAACTTCGTTTGTATGATATAAATGATATTAATAATATAAAAGAAAAAATTATTATAGATTCTAATAAATATGCAATATACTTTGCTGATTTTATAATTGATGATGATAATAAAGAAAAAATCATATCTGTTATGACTGACATGAAAAAATACGGACTCAATGAAAATAGCAGTTTCTATTTAATAGATGAAAGTAATAATATTAATCTTGTATATCATTATGATAATGGACTTGGAAATATGATAGGAACTGATTGTTCTTTTGGAGGCGGCAAGGATATAAGAGTTTATAAAAATCAAATATATTTTGTAGGCACAGAAAATGAAAATGCCCATATTAAATGCTTAGATTTAAAAGGAAATATAAAAAATATCACTAATAAACAAGGAGCAGTTAATTATTTTGATGTTTCTAATGATGATTATATATATTTTATAGCTTTCAGAGATTTGAAGCTAGAAGAGATATATTGTATTAATAAAGAAATAGAAAAACAATTAACTCATTTTAATGAAGATATATTAAAAGAAAAAAGTTTATCAATACCAGAGAAAGTTTTATTCAAGACTCCTAATAATTTTGAAATAGACGGCTGGGTATTAAAGCCAATAAATTATGATGAAAATAAAAAATATCCTGCAATACTTGATATACATGGAGGGCCGAAAACTGCTTACGGAGAAATATTTTTTAATGAAATGCAGGTTTGGGCTAATATGGGTTATTTTGTATTTTTCTGCAATCCCAGAGGAAGCGAAGGAAAAGGAAATGCATTTGCTGATATAAGAGGAATATACGGAACTATAGATTATGAAGATATAATGAAGTTTACAGATATTGTTCTTGCAAAATACACTAATATAGATAAAAGCAGAGTAGGAGTAACAGGCGGTTCTTACGGCGGATTTATGGTTAACTGGATAATAGGACATACTGACAGATTCAAATGTGCAGCTTCTCAGCGTTCTATATCAAATTGGATAGATGATTTCGGAACTACTGATATAGGTTATTATTTTAATCCTGATGAATTAGGCGGAGATGTATGCAGCGGTTTTGATAAATTATGGGAACAGTCACCGTTAAAATATGCTAATAATGCAAAGACTCCAACATTATTCATACATAGCGAAGAAGATTACAGATGCTATCAGAGTCAGGCTTTTCAAATGTTTACTGCTTTAAAATATTATGGTGTTGAATCTAGGATATGTTTATTTAAGGGCGAGAATCATGAACTTTCAAGAAGCGGAAAACCTAAGCACAGACTTAGAAGGCTAAAAGAAATTACAGATTGGTTTGAAAAATATTTAAAATAG